In a single window of the Thunnus albacares chromosome 1, fThuAlb1.1, whole genome shotgun sequence genome:
- the LOC122980140 gene encoding fibulin-7, translating into MFASAATVITLLSFCSLHPTFGQDCPSRQEIQGSLKQVQKLLSAHEASYMQSLRNLKKKINLLQSSAAKQTTRVINSTCPKLDAPINGRKLGRSHSMGHEVHFLCDPGYELVGSESRVCQESLTWSGQQPTCRDINECASSPCLNGGTCVDEVNQFSCVCAKGWAGATCQSPMPTFFVTMTNTSAATSPATAAAATLPAATTGPFVRPSRCTMVQGTTHCTCEPGYTISGRDSNICTDIDECELFHNGQAGRLCLHACINTPGGYRCSCPVGYNVTRDGRSCKDIDECATRQNNCTKDQTCINTYGGFQCVRVDCPKIPNATYVKTSPMRCERNPCPVDNKACPQTPNSFSYHYLAVVSNLSAPRVMFRVSALRPMGDTLRFSLLGGRQARRHFTVQRSDRLTGQLMLVSPVQGPATLEAEVEMSEMEKRVQLGRYITKVTMFVSPYEF; encoded by the exons ATGTTTGCGTCAGCTGCAACTGTCATCACTTTGCTGAGTTTCTGTTCGCTGCATCCTACTTTTGGACAG GACTGTCCTAGTAGACAGGAAATACAGGGATCTCTGAAGCAGGTCCAGAAGCTTCTCTCAGCCCATGAAGCTTCGTACATGCAGAGTTTACGcaacctgaagaagaaaataaacctGCTGCAGAGCAGTGCAGCAAAGCAGACTACAAGAGTCATCAACA GTACCTGCCCAAAATTGGATGCACCCATCAATGGGAGGAAACTCGGCAGATCACACAGCATGGGCCATGAGGTTCACTTCTTGTGTGACCCCGGCTATGAACTGGTGGGATCAGAGAGCAGGGTTTGTCAGGAAAGCTTGACCTGGAGCGGGCAGCAGCCCACCTGCCGAG ACATCAATGAGTGTGCGTCCTCCCCCTGCCTGAATGGTGGGAcgtgtgtggatgaagtgaaccAGTTCTCTTGTGTCTGTGCCAAAGGCTGGGCTGGAGCCACCTGCCAGAGCCCCATGCCAACAT TCTTTGTCACCATGACAAACACCTCTGCCGCCACCTCCCCAgccaccgctgctgctgctacttTACCAGCTGCCACCACTGGGCCCTTTGTTCGTCCATCACGTTGCACTATGGTTCAGGGGACCACCCACTGCACCTGTGAGCCAGGATACACCATCTCTGGCAGAGACAGCAACATCTGCACTG ATATAGATGAATGTGAGCTGTTCCATAACGGACAGGCTGGGAGGCTATGTTTACATGCTTGTATTAACACCCCTGGAGGATACCGCTGTTCCTGTCCTGTTGGATACAATGTGACCCGTGATGGGCGCAGCTGCAAAG ACATTGATGAGTGTGCCACCAGACAAAACAACTGCACAAAGGACCAGACGTGCATTAACACATACGGTGGTTTCCAGTGTGTCCGCGTGGACTGCCCCAAAATCCCTAATGCTACATATGTCAAAACATCACCTAT gCGCTGTGAACGTAACCCCTGCCCTGTGGACAACAAGGCATGTCCTCAGACCCCAAACTCCTTTTCCTACCATTACCTGGCTGTTGTATCCAACCTGTCAGCTCCCCGCGTCATGTTCCGGGTTTCAGCGTTGCGTCCCATGGGTGACACGCTTCGCTTCTCCCTGCTGGGGGGAAGGCAAGCTCGGCGCCACTTCACAGTCCAGCGTTCAGACCGTCTGACAGGTCAGCTGATGTTGGTGAGCCCCGTGCAGGGCCCTGCCACTCTTGAGGCTGAAGTGGAGATGAGCGAGATGGAGAAACGAGTCCAGCTGGGGAGGTACATCACCAAAGTCACCATGTTTGTTTCCCCatatgagttttaa